A genomic window from Prunus persica cultivar Lovell chromosome G2, Prunus_persica_NCBIv2, whole genome shotgun sequence includes:
- the LOC18786455 gene encoding uncharacterized protein LOC18786455, giving the protein MMRKKRVLVVGGTGYLGQHVLQGFSEIQATTLCDLALTHHSNPPPPALLTAFPHLLSFHVDLKTGQGFQAISQTFGPPDVVINCAALSVPRACEMDPAAAMSVNVPSSLVNWLLSLEESNSLLIQLSTDQVYEGAKSFYKEDDETVPVNVYGKSKVAAEQFISEKCSNFAILRSSIIFGPQTVSPVPKSLPIQWIDGVLSKGNASEFFHDEFRCPVYVKDVVAAILALSKRWISDGKQTRLLLNVGGPDRVSRLHMAETVADIRGYNPSLIKSVSASTVDRGVKSPADISMDITKLVQTLAVTPTSFRDGVRLTLSTEVKS; this is encoded by the exons ATgatgagaaagaagagagtgTTGGTAGTCGGAGGCACAGGTTATTTGGGGCAACATGTATTGCAAGGCTTTTCAGAGATTCAAGCCACCACCCTTTGCGATCTGGCCTTGACCCATCACTCCAATCCTCCTCCCCCAGCATTGCTCACTGCATTTCCTCATTTGCTGTCTTTCCATGTCGATTTGAAGACCGGCCAAGGATTTCAAGCCATTTCTCAAACGTTTGGGCCG CCTGATGTGGTCATAAACTGTGCTGCACTCTCCGTACCTCGTGCCTGTGAAATGGATCCTGCTGCTGCTATGTCTGTGAATGTGCCATCTTCTCTTGTAAATTGGTTATTGAGCTTAGAGGAGAGCAATTCTCTTCTGATCCAATTGTCAACCGATCAAG TTTATGAAGGGGCGAAGTCCTTTTACAAGGAAGATGATGAAACTGTACCTGTAAATGTTTATGGGAAATCAAAAGTGGCAGCAGAGCAATTCATTTCTGAAAAGTGTTCAAACTTTGCAATTTTGAGAAGCAGTATCATCTTTGGGCCACAGACAGTCTCGCCAGTTCCAAAATCTCTTCCAATTCAG TGGATTGATGGTGTCCTCTCCAAAGGAAATGCAAGCGAGTTCTTTCATGATGAGTTCCGTTGCCCTGTGTATGTAAAAGATGTTGTAGCTGCCATACTAGCTTTGTCCAAGAGATGGATATCAG ACGGTAAGCAAACAAGGTTGCTACTAAATGTCGGTGGACCAGATAGGGTATCCCGTCTTCATATGGCTGAGACTGTTGCAGATATTAGGGGATACAATCCCTCATTGATCAAATCAGTGTCTGCATCAACG GTTGATCGTGGAGTAAAGTCTCCGGCTGACATATCCATGGACATCACTAAGCTGGTTCAGACACTTGCTGTTACTCCTACTTCATTTAGAGATGGTGTCAGATTGACGCTTTCAACGGAGGTTAAGTCTTGA
- the LOC18785254 gene encoding uncharacterized protein LOC18785254: protein MGGGEHAHGDGAHGDFRAKVWSMSGGPYCRPKHWKRNTAIAMAGIFLVCIPIAMKSAELEQRPHNPVRPIPSQLWCKNFGNKDY from the exons ATGGGAGGAGGTGAACATGCACACGGAGATGGGGCCCACGGAGACTTCAGGGCCAAGGTGTGGAGCATGAGTGGGGGTCCGTACTGTAGGCCCAAGCACTGGAAGCGCAACACCGCCATCGCCATGGCCGGCATCTTCCTTGTCTGCATTCCTATCGCCATGAAATCTGCCGAGCTCgag CAACGGCCACATAATCCTGTACGCCCGATCCCATCACAACTCTGGTGCAAGAACTTTGGAAACAAAGACTACTGA